The Streptomyces armeniacus genomic interval CCGCGACATCGACCGGCTGCGCGGCCTCGGCTATCCGGTCCACTCCAGCACCGGCACCGCCGGCGGCTACCAGCTGGGCGCGGGCGCCGAACTGCCGCCGCTGCTGCTGGACGACGAGGAGGCCGTCGCTGTCGCCGTCGGGCTCCAGGGCGCCGCGAACGGCGGCGTGCAGGGCATCGAGGAGGCGTCCGTACAGGCACTCGCCAAGCTGGAGCAGGTGCTCCCGCACCGGCTGCGCCGCCGGGTCAGCGCGCTCAACGCGTACACCGTGTCGATGACCCGCGAGTACCGCGGCCCCGCCGCCGACCCGCGCACCATCACCGAACTCGCGCACGCCTGCCGGGACCACGAGCGGCTGCGCTTCGAGTACCTCTCGCACGACGGCACGCCGTCGCGCCGCACCGTCGAGCCGTACCGGCTGGTGAGCAGCCACCGCCGCTGGTACCTCGTCGGCTGGGACACGGACCGCGGGGACTGGCGTACGTACCGGGCCGACCGCATCACCCTCAAGCCGCCGCACGGCCCCCGCTTCGCCCCGCGCACACCGCCCGCCGAGGACCTCGCGGCCTGGGTCTCCCAGGGCGTGTCCACACGCGCGTACACGGAGCAGGCGACCGCCCTGCTGCGGGCGCCGATCGAGGAGGCGGCCGAGCACATCTCGCCGACCACCGGCACGCTGGAGGCGGTCGACGAGCACACCTGCCTGCTGCGTACGGGCGCGCACTCGCTGGACGTCATGGTGATCCACCTGCTGATGCTCGGCATCGACTTCGAGGTACGGGAGCCCGCGGCGCTCGTGGACCGCGTCCGGCTCGCCCGTGACCGCCTGTCGCGGGCGCTGGGGGAGCCCGAGGGGGCGGACGCGGTGGCGGGTGCGCCCTCGGCCGCACCCGGCCGCGAAGGGGCCGGCGCGGGGACCGGTGCAGAGGGAACTCACCGCCGCGGCTGAGCCGTTCGGCACGTCGCGTGCGCGCGCGAGACGCTATTCCCGTGCGCCCGCGGAAACGGAATTGGGAGCACCGCAATTTCTCCGGAAGCCCCGGTGAGAGGCTTTTCTCCGCGGATAAATACGACTGGTCGAAAAGCCACGTTCGGGTGACAAACACAACTCCGAACAGACCGCGGCCCGTGACACAAGTGTGACGAGGCAACGATAGGGGCGGGACTTCCGGGTGCCCCGCCCGAGGTCGTACGGTGGCTGCCATGGCACCCGATTCCGCAGCTCCGGACTCCCCGCAGGACGATCCCGAACGTGACGATCCCGAACGTTATGTCGGACTCTCCTCCGAGACCGCGGAGCAGCGGGCACACGCGCGGGGCTGGTCCACGGTGCGCGTGCTCGCGCCGGACGCGATCATCACCATGGAGTTCCTGTCCGGGCGGCTGAATCTCGCCGTACAGGACGGCACGGTCGTCCGCTGCTGGAAGGGCTGACCGCCCCTGCGGGTCCCGCCACGGGTACGGCCCCCGCCGTGCCCGTACGTCACTTCCCGCGCGGGCCCAGGGGTGCGGTGGGCGTCGGCGCCGTGCGGTCCGTGCCGGCGGGGCGGCGGCCGCCGCCGCCCTGGCCCGCGGGGGCGCGTTCCGCGGCGCGTACGGGATGCGGCCGCGCCGTGTGGTGCACGCGGGCGGGCGGTGCGCCGGGTGTGCCCGGGACGGGCGGCACGGCGGCGCCGTCGGAGGGCTGCGGCTCGGCCGGCCAGGCGGGCTCCTCGGCGTGCGGTTCACCTTCGGGGTGCTCTGAGGCCGACTCCTCGTCGGCCGCGGCCCCGGCACCCGCGTACGGGCGCGGGGAACGCCCGCCGGACCGGTGCCCGGCCGCCGAGTACTGGCCGTTGGAGCGCCCCAGCGCGGGCGCCGGCGACGGGGACGCGGTGGACACCGGCAGGGGAGCCTGCCGCCGGCGCAGGGCGCGCAGCCGCTCGCGGTACTCGAGGACCAGCGACTCGGCGCGGGCGATGGCCGGTTCGCACCACGGCAGGCCGAGCAGGATCAGCAGGCCGGCCGCCCAGCCCAGGAGCACGTCGCTGACCCAGTGCGTACCGAGGTAGACCGTGGTGGCGCCGACGCCGAGGGCGGCGAACGCGGCGACCAGCGAGAGCATCCGGCGGGCCCGCGGCGTGCTGGCGAGGTAGGCGAGGATGCCCCAGGTCACGACGGCGTTCGCGGTGTGGCCGGAGGGGAATATATCGCCGCCGGCGAAGAGTTCGGCGGAGCCGACCTCGGTGGCGTAGTGCGGCCCGAGCCTGCCGAGCCCGATCTTGACCGCGCCGACGGACACGTTGAGCAGCAGCAGCGCCAGGGCGAGGATCAGCAGGGGGCGCGGTGTGCGCTGCCGCCAGGAGCGCCAGCCGAGCCAGGCCGCGACGAGCACGGCGGTCGGGGCGCGCTGGCCGAGGACCACGAAGTAGTCCAGGAACGCGTGGTACTCCGGCCACTGCTTGTACGGCCGGAACAGCATCACCTGCCAGTCCACCCGTACGAGAATGCTCTTCAGGAGGACCGCGGCGACAATGACCGCATACAGCACCACAGTTGAGCCGAACAGCACCCTGCGGTGTCGGCTCATCCGCGGGACATCGCGGCTGCTCGGTCGCTCAGGCTCTTGCTCGAGCCTGGCGAGGATTCGCTCGGTACGCACCCAATCGACGTTACAACGCGTCTGAGAGGTGAACGTACTAGTCACCGCCTTTGTGATGACGATGTGATGTGGAGTGCGTCTCATCCCGGCTTTTATCCCGCGTATTCCGGTGGCTTATCCGGGCTCCCGATCACGCGTTTAGGCGTTGCTTAACAACGGCGTATCCCGGTCTCTCTGTATTCCGTTCACCAGTGCTTAATCCGGAATTATCCCTTCGCTTCCCGGGTGCGCGCACACCCTTGCACAGACTCCCTGACCAGGGGCGGGTACCCCCGCGCGGAGCGCCCGAACGCGGTCCCGCGGCCCGCCAGCGTACGGCCACGGCGGGCCCGCCCGCGTACGGGCCGCACGGACCCGCCCGCGCGGGGGAGCCCGTACGAACGCTCCGTCCGAAGCCCGTACGACGCCCGCGCCGGCCGCCCCTCCGACGCCCGTACGCCCGCCCGCGCGGGACCCGTACGCCCGCCCGCCTGCGGTCCGAGGTGAGACGCGCCACTCGACCACCGCGCCGCGTCGCGTACCCTGACGCCCATCCGTCCCGCTGTGCCGGGCCGGGCGCCGCCCCCGGAGCGCTCCGGCTTTCCCCCCGGTACGACGAGGCCGGATGCAAGAGGAGGTGCGTACATGTCAGGGACGCCCACGGCCGGTACCCAGGCCGACGTCCCCGCACAGCGAGTGGGCCCGCCGCCCGGTGAGGCCGGTGCCGCGAACCGCTGGACCGTTCTCGTCGTCCTCTGCGCCAGTCTTCTTCTCGTGGCCCTGGACGCCACCGTGCTCCACGTCGCGGTCCCCGCCGTGGCAGCGGACCTCCGTCCCGGTTCGCAGCAGCTGCTCTGGATCGTCGACGCGTATCCGCTCGTCTGTGCCTCGCTGCTCATCCTCTTCGGCACGCTCGGAGACCGGATCGGGAGACGGCGGGTACTGCTGTTCGGCTACGCCCTGTTCGCCCTCGCCTCGGCCGTCGCGGCCTACGCCCACACGCCGGAGCTGCTCATCGGCGCCCGCGCGCTGCTCGGCGTCGGCGGCGCGATGATCATGCCCGCCACCCTCTCGATCCTCCGGCAGGTCTTCCCCGACCGCCGTGAACGCGCGGTGGCCGTCGGCATCTGGAGCGCCGTCGCCGCGGTCGGCGCCGCGGTCGGGCCGCTCTTCGGCGGGCTGCTGCTGGAGCACTTCTGGTGGGGCTCCGTCTTCCTGATCAACATCCCGCTGATGGCGGCCAGCCTGCCCATCGGCCGTCTGCTGCTGCCCGAGTCCACCAGCCGCCGCGAGGGCCCGTGGGACGTGCTGGGCGCCGCGATGGCGGCGGCCGGGCTGTTCGGCGTCATCTACGGCGTGAAGGCGGCCGGTTCCGGCAGCGCCCTCTCCCCGGACGGGCTGCTGCCGCTGACGACGGGCGCGGCGCTGCTGATCCTGTTCGTACGGCGGCAGCGGCGGCGCCCGCATCCGCTCATCGACATCGCCGCGATCGCCCGCCCCGCGTTCGGCACCGCGGTCGGCTGCATCGTGCTCACCGTGCTGGCGCTGGTCGGGCTGGCGCTGATCGCCGCGCAGTACCTTCAGCTCGTACTGGGACTGTCCCCGCTGGAGACCGGGCTGCGGCTGCTGCCGCTGTCCGTGGCCGCCATCGCGGCGGGCCTCACCGGGTCGCGGCTGCTGCACCGGCTGGGGCCGCGCCGTATGGTCGCGTTCGGCTTCCTGCTCACGGCGTTCGCCGTGCTCCTCCTGACCATGACGGGCCAGGAGGACCGGCCGGTCTTCCTCGTCGCCTGCTTCGTGCTGCTCGGCTTCGGCCTGGAGACGACGCTGTTCGGCTGCTACGAGTCGATGCTCAGCAACTCGTCGGCGGACCGCGCGGGCGGCGCCGCGGCGGTCGGCGAGACCGCGTACCAGCTGGGCGCGGGCATCGGCATCGCGCTCCTCGGCAGCGTCATGAACGCCGCCTACGCCCCCCGCGTACGCGAGGTGTCCGGTGTGCCCAGCGACGCGCGGGGCGACGCGAGCCACTCGCTGGGCGAGGCGTACGGCGTCGCTTCCCACCTCGGCGACCCGGCGGGCGGTGTGCTGCTGCACGCGGCGCGCGTCTCGTTCGTACACGGGCTGCACGTGACGCTGCTCGTCAGCGCCGGACTGCTGCTGCTCGGTGCGCTCGCGGCGCTGCGGCTGCCGCGGACGATGGAGTGCGCGAGCCAGCAGGAGGAGGAGTCGGCGCGGAACGACGCGGCGCACGGG includes:
- a CDS encoding I78 family peptidase inhibitor, yielding MAPDSAAPDSPQDDPERDDPERYVGLSSETAEQRAHARGWSTVRVLAPDAIITMEFLSGRLNLAVQDGTVVRCWKG
- a CDS encoding phosphatase PAP2 family protein, which codes for MSRHRRVLFGSTVVLYAVIVAAVLLKSILVRVDWQVMLFRPYKQWPEYHAFLDYFVVLGQRAPTAVLVAAWLGWRSWRQRTPRPLLILALALLLLNVSVGAVKIGLGRLGPHYATEVGSAELFAGGDIFPSGHTANAVVTWGILAYLASTPRARRMLSLVAAFAALGVGATTVYLGTHWVSDVLLGWAAGLLILLGLPWCEPAIARAESLVLEYRERLRALRRRQAPLPVSTASPSPAPALGRSNGQYSAAGHRSGGRSPRPYAGAGAAADEESASEHPEGEPHAEEPAWPAEPQPSDGAAVPPVPGTPGAPPARVHHTARPHPVRAAERAPAGQGGGGRRPAGTDRTAPTPTAPLGPRGK
- a CDS encoding helix-turn-helix transcriptional regulator; protein product: MLETSARLLRLLSLLQAHREWSGGDLADRLGVTPRTVRRDIDRLRGLGYPVHSSTGTAGGYQLGAGAELPPLLLDDEEAVAVAVGLQGAANGGVQGIEEASVQALAKLEQVLPHRLRRRVSALNAYTVSMTREYRGPAADPRTITELAHACRDHERLRFEYLSHDGTPSRRTVEPYRLVSSHRRWYLVGWDTDRGDWRTYRADRITLKPPHGPRFAPRTPPAEDLAAWVSQGVSTRAYTEQATALLRAPIEEAAEHISPTTGTLEAVDEHTCLLRTGAHSLDVMVIHLLMLGIDFEVREPAALVDRVRLARDRLSRALGEPEGADAVAGAPSAAPGREGAGAGTGAEGTHRRG
- a CDS encoding MFS transporter → MSGTPTAGTQADVPAQRVGPPPGEAGAANRWTVLVVLCASLLLVALDATVLHVAVPAVAADLRPGSQQLLWIVDAYPLVCASLLILFGTLGDRIGRRRVLLFGYALFALASAVAAYAHTPELLIGARALLGVGGAMIMPATLSILRQVFPDRRERAVAVGIWSAVAAVGAAVGPLFGGLLLEHFWWGSVFLINIPLMAASLPIGRLLLPESTSRREGPWDVLGAAMAAAGLFGVIYGVKAAGSGSALSPDGLLPLTTGAALLILFVRRQRRRPHPLIDIAAIARPAFGTAVGCIVLTVLALVGLALIAAQYLQLVLGLSPLETGLRLLPLSVAAIAAGLTGSRLLHRLGPRRMVAFGFLLTAFAVLLLTMTGQEDRPVFLVACFVLLGFGLETTLFGCYESMLSNSSADRAGGAAAVGETAYQLGAGIGIALLGSVMNAAYAPRVREVSGVPSDARGDASHSLGEAYGVASHLGDPAGGVLLHAARVSFVHGLHVTLLVSAGLLLLGALAALRLPRTMECASQQEEESARNDAAHGETPRDDAARGDAARGDVARTDTVRKDAAGGPLVSTGVTRS